Below is a genomic region from Thunnus thynnus chromosome 22, fThuThy2.1, whole genome shotgun sequence.
TATACACTAAATACTCTTTGATTTTATACTTTAACCGTGTGTTTCTATATCACTGCAGTGTTGCAGTCTTTCCAAATATTAACACTTGCATGCAAGTGTACAATTCACTGTAAACATTACTGGTGAGTACAGTAGTTGTAGTAGTGTTGAGGGAGAactgcagtagtagtaccaCATGTTGTACTACCAGCAGCTGCAGAGGTAGTATTTGAAAAGTAATAGCAGTAGTGgtagtagaagtagaagtaacAGTAGcatattattagtattagtaacAAAAGAAATTATGGTAGTATTTGCAATTAGTAGTACGGTAGTCAGTACGGTCAGTATAAAGTAttggtagtagtagtattattaaCAGTGGTAGTATATATAGTAATggtaatatacagtaatattagtaatattaatgtacagtagtagtagtaatagtgtagtagtagtactatataatataacagtagtagtagtaatttTATAGCAGTAGTAGAAGTAATAttagtagtagtggtaatatacagtaatattagTCATAGTAATataaacagtagtagtagtaatagtgtagtagtagtaatattaatataaacagTAGTGTAGTAATAGTATTATTGGTAGTAATTTTGTAGCAGTAGTAGAGGTCATATTATTAATAGTAATggtaatatacagtaatattaataatagtgTAGTAAATAGTAACAGAGTAGTAGTGGCAATAATATAAGTAGTGGTAatagtgtagtggcagtagtattagcagtaacagtagtagtaataatagtgtagtggcagtagtattagcagtaacagtagtagtagtaatagtgtagtggcagtagtattagcagtaacagtagtagtagtaatagtgtagtggcagtagtattagcagtaacagtagtagtggtaatagtgtagtggcagtagtattagcagtaacagtaatagtagtaatagtgtagtggcagtagtattagcagtagcagtagaagtagtaatagtgtagtggcagtagtattagcagtaacagtagtagtagtaatagtgtagtggcagtagtattagcagtaacagtagtagtggtaatagtgtagtggcagtagtattagcagtaacagtagtagtagtaatagtgtagtggcagtagtattagcagtaacagtagtagtggtaatagtgtagtggcagtagtattagcagtaacagtagtagtagtaatagtgtagtggcagtagtattagcagtaacagtagtagtagtaatagtgtagtggcagtagtattagcagtagcagtagtagtagtaatagtgtagtggcagtagtatttgcagtaacagtagtagtagtaatagtgtagtggcagtagtattagcagtagcagtagaagtagtaatagtgtagtggcagtagtattagcagtaacagtagtagtagtaatagtgtagtggcagtagtattagcagtaacagtagtagtggtaatagtgtagtggcagtagtattagcagtaacagtaatagtaataatagtgtagtggcagtagtattagcagtaacagtagtagtagtaatagtgtagtggcagtagtattagcagtaacagtagtagtaatagtgtagtggcagtagtattagcagtaacagtagtagtagtaatagtgtagtggcagtagtattagcagtaacagtagtagtagtaatagtgtagtggcagtagtattagcagtaacagtagaagtagtaatagtgtagtggcagtagtattagcagtaacagtagtagtagtaatagtgtagtggcagtagtattagcagtaacagtagtagtaataatagtgtagtggcagtagtattagcagtaacagtagtagtaataatagtgtattggcagtagtattagcagtaacagtagtagtagtaatagtgtggtggcagtagtattagcagtaacagtagtagtagtaatagtgtagtggcagtagtattagcagtaacagtagtagtggtaatagtgtagtggcagtagtattagcagtaacagtagtagtggtaatagtgtagtggcagtagtattagcagtaacagtagtagtagtaatagtgtagtggcagtagtattagcagtaacagtagtagtagtaatagtgtagtggcagtagtattagcagtaacagtagtagtggtaatagtgtagtggcagtagtattagcagtaacagtagtagtggtaatagtgtagtggcagtagtattagcagtaacagtagtagtggtaatagtgtagtggcagtagtattagcagtaacagtagtagtagtaatagtgtagtggcagtagtattagcagtaacagtagtagtggtaatagtgtagtggcagtagtattagcagtaacagtagtagtagtaatagtgtagtggcagtagtattagcagtaacagtagtagtagtaatagtgtagtggcagtagtattagcagtagcagtagtagtagtaatagtgtagtggcagtagtatttgcagtaacagtagtagtagtaatagtgtagtggcagtagtattagcagtagcagtagaagtagtaatagtgtagtggcagtagtattagcagtaacagtagtagtagtaatagtgtagtggcagtagtattagcagtaacagtagtagtggtaatagtgtagtggcagtagtattagcagtaacagtaatagtaataatagtgtagtggcagtagtattagcagtaacagtagtagtagtaatagtgtagtggcagtagtattagcagtaacagtagtagtaatagtgtagtggcagtagtattagcagtaacagtagtagtagtaatagtgtagtggcagtagtattagcagtaacagtagtagtagtaatagtgtagtggcagtagtattagcagtaacagtagaagtagtaatagtgtagtggcagtagtattagcagtaacagtagtagtagtaatagtgtagtggcagtagtattagcagtaacagtagtagtaataatagtgtagtggcagtagtattagcagtaacagtagtagtaataatagtgtattggcagtagtattagcagtaacagtagtagtagtaatagtgtggtggcagtagtattagcagtaacagtagtagtagtaatagtgtagtggcagtagtattagcagtaacagtagtagtggtaatagtgtagtggcagtagtattagcagtaacagtagtagtggtaatagtgtagtggcagtagtattagcagtaacagtagtagtagtaatagtgtagtggcagtagtattagcagtaacagtagtagtagtaatagtgtagtggcagtagtattagcagtaacagtagtagtggtaatagtgtagtggcagtagtattagcagtaacagtagtagtggtaatagtgtagtggcagtagtattagcagtaacagtagtagtggtaatagtgtagtggcagtagtattagcagtaacagtaatagtagtaatagtgtagtggcagtagtattagcagtaacagtagtagtagtaatagtgtagtggcagtagtattagcagtaacagtagtagtggtaatagtgtagtggcagtagtattagcagtaacagtagtagtggtaatagtgtagtggcagtagtattagcagtaacagtagtagtggtaatagtgtagtggcagtagtattagcagtaacagtagtagtggtaatagtgtagtggcagtagtattagcagtaacagtaatagtagtaatagtgtagtggcagtagtattagcagtaacagtagtagtagtaatagtgtagtggcagtagtattagcagtaacagtagtagtagtaatagtgtggtggcagtagtattagcagtaacagtagtagtaataatagtgtagtggcagtagtattagcagtaacagtagtagtaataacAGTGTGgtggcagtagtattagcagtaacagtagtagtaataatagtgtattggcagtagtattagcagtaacagtagtagtagtaatagtgtggtggcagtagtattagcagtaacagtagtagtaataatagtgtggtggcagtagtattagcagtaacagtagtagtaataatagtgtggtggcagtagtattagcagtaacagtagtagtagtaatagtgtagtggcagtagtattagcagtaacagtagtagtagtaatagtgtagtggcagtagtattagcagtaacagtagtagtagtaatagtgtagtggcagtagtattagcagtaacagtagtagtagtaatagtgtagtggcagtagtattagcagtagcagtagAAGTAGTAGTGCTAGAAGTAATATTGGTAGAGGTGTAGCAGTTGTAGTAATAGTATGAGTTGTACAAATTGTGGTGATAGTAGTAGGTGCAGTGGCAAAGTAATAGTAGAAGTAATGTCAGTAGTGGAAGCAGTAATAGTATTAGAAACAGTAGTACTAGCAGTAATTGAAgtagaaattaaattaataaagatGTACTGAAGTAAGTGATGGGGACTTGATTTTTCAGTCTCCACATGTGACTGTGCAGGTGTATGTCCCCACAGCGTCAGTAATACatgttatacacacacacacacacacagaaaccctCCGAGTGTTTTTAAGAATTAACATATTCGTCTTTTTATTTTCacgtgattttttttcttttacagagcTGAGGACGAAGGTCCTTCTCGactgtaaaaaatgtaacactGCTCCCTGCtttcaaacaacaacaaaaacaacaacaacaacatctgcAATGTATGCAGATAAAATGTGAACATGCTAACAGCATTCACTCGTATACACCaccgtgtgtgcgtgtgttcagTTTCAAAACTGTGTTCAAAACTGCACTACTCACTCATCACACGGAATTAACTTTAAACACTTTATTTAATCCCTGATGGCTACGGTATGCCCAGAGGgtcaaaataatataaaactaaaGAAGCTCAAAACAGCGGCCATTTTCTTGAGGGAGGCAGGGGGTGGCAGCCATCTTGTTTGGTGGGTGCAGGAGGGGATGGTGGCCGTCTTGTTTGGTGGGTACAGGAGGGGATGGTGGCCGTCTTGTCTTACATGGATGCCTTCCGCAGGTAATCGACCACTGAAAACACCTTCCCAGAAACCTGCCCGCCATTGGCTTCTTTTGTGCCCTTAGCGATGACTAGcgctgcagagacagacagaaacaagacATCACAGTTATACTTACTAAAGTCATAGTTTTACTTATTAAGGTCAGTTTTACTTATTAAGGTCACGTTTCTACTAATTAAAGTCAAAGTTTTACTTATTAAAGCCACAATTTTACTAATTAAAGTCATAGTTTTACTTATTAAAGCCACAATTTTACTAATTAAAGTCATAGTTTTACTTATTAAGGTCAGTTTTACTTATTAAGGTCACGTTTTTACTAATTAAAGTCAAAGTTTTACTTATTAAAGCCACAATTTTACTAATTAAAGTCATAGTTTTACTTATTAAGGTCAGTTTTACTTATTAAGGTCACGTTTCTACTAATTAAAGTCAAATTTTTACTTATTAAAGCCACAATTTTACTAATTAAAGTCAAAGTTTTACTTATTAAAGCCACAATTTTACTAATTAAAGTCATAGTTTTACTTATTAAGGTCAGTTTTACTTATTAAGGTCACGTTTCTACTAATTAAAGTCAAAGTTTTACTTATTAAAGCCACAATTTTACTAATTAAAGTCAAAGTTTTACTTATTAAAGCCACAATTTTACTAATTAAAGTCAGTTTTACTTATTAAAATCGCAGTGAAATGGAAGTTAGAGCAGCTTCTTtcctattactactactaccaaTACTGTTGCTACTAACATTATCACCAATACAAAAGATAACAattgtgttagaaaatatctggttctttagtaaAAGGTTGAAGCTACAAACTGTGGACATGAAGATGTTAACAACAACTTCTGagatgcatttcagcaagaaacagccaatcactgagCTTTCAAGATAaatctggtgattttctatatttttcttcttgtcaacaaatttcatgtttggatccaaaccgaCGACGAACTGATCTACCAACAAGTAtcgtgtgtgtatcaaagctgataaatCTAATTCCTCTGGGTGACTAAAGTGAAAGCACTTTGGGGACTCTTTGCCCAGAATTTCATCTTTCAGGCGGTCTGTTTCTGTCTTACCTTTGAGACTCTTGCCGACACATACATTGTAGGCGTTGCCTTCAGCGTCTGCTGAACTCTTTAAGTCCAAGCAGAACAAGCCGTCAGTGTCCAAGTTATCTCGGATCAACCTGCACTTCATGCCTGCAATGGTCGGGCCGCTCTGGCCGAAGTCCTTCCTGTTTCCGGCCAGCCTCTTAATTTCTTCCAcctaagagagagagacagacaggttattATCATAATAATGGTTGTTATTATCATATCTGGCCACTAGAGGGCAACCTCAGGTCATACAATTAGATCATTTCTGGACTTTTTGGATAAAACTGTTGTATTCTTTATGTAAATGTTACAAACAGTGAAGACACAAAATCAGAGAAAGAAAACCTTCAAAAAAAGTTGATGGTAAACTGTATTATatacttattttattataaaatatgttCTTTGTCACCACACCACATTCATTTAAGGGTCAtgccaccaattttacacaaaaTTAGTGGAAAAAAGTTAGTGAACTATTTCTATCCAGTTATCAAAAGTTAGTGGACAGTTGCACCTTTTACTAACCAACTTGTATACTGCACATAAGTGgacaatgtcattttttaatatatatgtacaaaaGTGTGGACACTTTTACCAGCTGAGCCATATTAGGGACTAAACATTGAGATATTTCGGTCTCTGCTGCACAGATTTGGACTTTTCTTCTTCAATTAATGACTTTATAAAAGTGCAATAATAAATCTCTGGAGTTTTTCTTCACAGAGCTGACACccagtttataaaatacaaattaatgAGGATCACTGATCATTATCCTGACAGACCATTTCACCTGATTTCCACTAAAATGAGAAGTTTCATCTCCATGACCTCAGCGTTGACGGGTCGGTCTATTTGCTGGAAACTCTCCACACTGACCTCTCTGATAACAGCTTGTCTCAGATCAACCTTTCCTACGAGTTAACATCTAGTTTTCATGAGATTAAAAACCATGTTTGTGCTTCACATGTTAGTCAAACACGGCGCCTGGCTGAAGGGCTCTGCAGCTTCCAGTGTTTCCAGGGATTCTATAGAACTGGTTTGTCTGGTTTGACTGTGTGTTGTTTAACTGTGTCTGCTGACATGAACACTCTATGTCAGAGCTCAAACCATCagtcgattcattgattagtcgTTGACAGAAACATAATTAGCAACAACTCTGATGactgattaattattaaagtCGTGTTGTGAAATGAATGTGAAGACATGTGACACAATCAAATTGAGCTCTGATGgacatttctcactattttctcacatttataccaaacaatcaattaatcacttaaTCAAGAACACAACAGGCAGATCGATTGACAGTGAAAATCacagtgtgttcatgttaatatgttttatttatggatATAGAATATTGTCATTGCATTAGATGtatttaataaattatgaattattgtcCCGTTGTACCACTGATGTTGGATCACGCGACAAGCCATGATACCAAATATAGACGACAAAAACACACCACTAAACCAACAGCTGCTAAAAACTCTGAACTTAGTCTCACATTGAAATATATCATGTTTATATACCTGCCTAAAAATAACCACGGATACGCGTCAGTGCACATGTGACACAGAAAGACTGCAGCCAATCATGTTGCTGCAGCAACAAAACTACATTTAACTGGAAAGTTAATGACTGTAGACATGATTATTGTTACACATGATTATTGTAATTAACCATTATTCTCATGgatattttcttgattattaatttgttgtttagtcaataaaatatcagaaaatcttaaaaaaaaatgtttccaaacacctttaaaacttaaaaatgtgccttttactgtaaaaaacagcaaattcatgaagttgagaagctggaatggaagaatgtttttttgcatttttgctggaaacaatcaataatcaaaCTAGAACTGATTGTTCtttattgattaaatgtttCAGCTCCACATGATGCTGTAAAAGTGGAATTTCAGACAGGAAACGTGATGctgcttctttgtgtttttcttgtataTTTATGTCTGTGTATTATTTAGGTAATCAATAATCCTAATGGTCttttttgttctctgtgcacATTgattttttcttgttgtttgtttgtatttgtttgacTTTAacctgcaaataaataaactcaaataATCTCTAACTTCCATCTTTAGCAGCTCCTCTTTGTCGGcatgaatatgatgaaaatatgtTGAGCTGcgactaatgattattatttttttattattgattaatcattttgtctacaaagtgtcagaaaaaagtggaaagtttctttaaatatcttttttttcctgatcaATAGtcaaaaattcaaataaactcAGTTTACTGTTCGACACAGAAAAGCTGCAACCAGGAAACATTttgcatttctgctttaaaaaatgactaaaacaagtATTTGATTGTCAAAATTGATCGACTGCATGTTTCTGTCTCCTGGTGGGTCGTTTGTTGTCACTTGTTTACATCCACCAACAACTCTGATTCGTCTATATGATCGATCGATCGGCAGGTTTACACATTGAACTGAGTAAActctgcctggatgatgttCACAGTGATGAAGCTACATGTATatctgtctctgcagtgggaggtcagaggtcagaggtcagaggtcggggtggatgcgggactctgacagcagagacccgggttcacatcctgagtcctgtgtgttcGGGTTTGGTTCAGGTTTTAGTGAAAgatgctgctgtggctgaaatGTTCAGAAACACATTGAGCTTCAATCACTGCAGACTTGTTCTGTATTAATCAGAGACCAGGATCTTTCTCAGACCTGAACCAGGTGCTGCCAGAGTCtgaacacaaccacaaacactttcacactgctgcagtttctACCAGCTGAGATTTTAATGcaaaatcagatattttactgtaaaatgagatattttactgcaacagcagatattttactgcaacagcagatattttactgtaaaatgagatattttactgcaacagcagatattttactgcaacagcagatattttactgtaaaatgagatattttactgcaacagcagatattttactgtaaaatgagatattttactgcaacagcagatattttactgcaacagcagagattttattgcaacatcagatattttactgtaaattgagatattttactgcaatatcagatattttactgcaacatcagatattttactgcaacatcagatattttactgtaaaatgagatattttactttaacatcagatattttactgtaaaatgagatattttactgtaacatcagatattttactgcaacatcagatattttactgcaacgtcagatattttactgcaacagcagatattttactgtaaaattttactgcaatatcagatgttttactgcaacatcagatattttactgtaaaatgagagattttactgcaacatcagatattttactgtaaaatgagagattttactgcaacagcagatattttactgcaacatcagatattttactgcaacatcagatattttactgcaacatcagatattttactgtaaaatgagatattttactttaacatcagatattttactgtaaaatgagatattttactgtaacatcagatattttactgcaacatcagatattttactgtaaaattttactgcaatatcagatgttttactgcaacatcagatattttactgtaaaatgagatattttactttaacatcagatattttactgtaaaatgagatattttactgcaacgtcagatattttactgcaacagcagatattttactgtaaaattttactgcaatatcagatgttttactgcaacatcagatattttactgtaaaatgagatattttactgtaacagcagagattttactgtaaaatgagatattttactgtaacagcagatattttactgtaaaatgagatattttactgcaacagcagagattttactgtaaaatgagatattttactgcaacagcagagattttactgcaacatcagatattttactgtaaattgagatattttactgcaacagcagatattttactgtaacagcagatattttactgtaaaattagatattttacattaacatcagatattttactgtaaaattagatattttacattaacatcagatattttactgtaaaattagatattttacattaacatcagagattttactgcaacagcagatattttactgtaacatcagatattttactgcaacatcagatattttactgtaaaatgagatattttactgcaacatcagatgttttactgtaaaatgagatattttactgcaacatcagatgttttactgtaacatcagatattttactgcaacatcagatattttactgtaaaatgagatattttactgcaacatcagatgttttactgtaaaatgagatgttttactgcaacatcagatgttttactgcaacatcagatgttttactgtaacatcagatattttactgcaacagcagatattttactgcaacatcagatattttactgcaacagcagatattttactgtaaaatgagatattttactgcaacatcagatgttttactgtaacatcagatattttactgcaacatcagatattttactgcaacagcagatgttttactgcaacatcagatattttactgcaacagcagatattttactgcaacagcagatattttactgcaacgtCAGATATTTtaatgcagcagcagagatttTGGTGGGAAAAACAATCAGGTATGTTCTCTctaaacatttcactcatacgtTAAGTCTCATTTTAAACTTGTCAAATATGTTAACAGCATGTTCTCATCATGTTGAGAGGAAACGTGATTCAGCAGCGTCACGTTTCTAACAAAACGTTCCTGTTGTTGCAGTTCAGTCGAATATGAACGTAAATCCTCTGAGAAAGAGTTGAACTGAGCTGCAGGAGAAACCGGAGGAAAGAACGACGAAGACAAGAAGGTGTGGAGGACGTGTTGAgacatgtgtgtgcgtgtgtgtgtgtgtgtgtgtgtgtgtgtgtgtgtgtgtgtgtgtgtgtgtgtgtgtgtggtcattcAAAGTGTCAAAGGTGAAGAAACTACTGGttgcaaacaagcaaacaaccCTGCAGGTGATTGTCTCTGttacacacctcacacacacacaccttgcgTAACAGCTATAAGCCTCACctcactatgtgtgtgtgtgtgtgtgtgtgtgtgtgtgtgtgtgtgtgtgtgtgtgtgtgtgtgtgaactgagAAGTGATCGTCTCTGCTTCCTGTATTTGCTGCTCTCTCGTCTTTTCGACATCGTGTCCTTATAAGGTAGTCAAACCGACACCCGGCCTGcctgctgccccccccccccccccctcaaaaaacCACAGAAGGCCGGAAACGACGGGTTTCGTTCAGATCTGAGcttgaaaaaacacttttgaaatgtagaaaaatgaacaaaaaattCATGAAAATGATCCCTGTCAgttaaaaaacaatcaaactgCAAACTTGTTTCAACTCAAATCCtccaaaaaaatgaataaaaatgcatctttttcttctctgtttcatcTCTTTATCAAACATATCTGTCAAAGCAGgtcattttctctcacactggacatttaaaatgtatttttttccttccctaTCAGttaaaaagcttaaaaattaatcaaaatccAACTCCGCTCATATTAAAGAATTCTCAAGAAATCAACTCGTTAagtagaaaaatgaataaaaatcatGATGTGACTTGCAAAACTACCGCTGCAAAAAGTGTCCATTTCCTGTCATACTGAAGACTTGATTGAActcaaattatataaaaatgtatatgtaaTGCATATtatatcaaaaaaataattataattgtgTCACAGTGCAAactatttgtcatttttttaacttaatgTGATCCAGTTGGTagaaaaaccaacaaaaatcataaaaaatacaaaaagcagAAATTACATAATTGTGTATCAGCAACAAAACGattacactgcaaaaaatatcacattttctgtcaatctgaGGTCTTGTTTGGAgtcaaaccccccccccccccggaaACAATCAGCCAATGAGATGAGGCGGTTCATCTTGTTTCCCGTCATGTCAGGACTTTTCTAAAAATGAGGGTTGGCTTGTTGAAACAAGTCAGAAACTCACATTTTGCTTTCTCGTTTTAACactttgcctcttttttttttttttgcagcgcAGCAGCTGTAGCTCCGCCCACCTCGCTGACGGAGCGGGAACCAGCGGGGCGACAAAACCGAACACGCCCAAAactcaagaagaagaagaagaagaagaagaggaagaaaaaaactggCTGCAGAAAAACCCCACTTTATACTGTTAATTACTTAAAATTAGCAGAAAATCAGCCAATCGGGCAGCAGC
It encodes:
- the pfn1 gene encoding profilin-1 — translated: MSWQSYIDNMKTVDASGKIPVAEAAICGMAPESVWASTPGFANITVEEIKRLAGNRKDFGQSGPTIAGMKCRLIRDNLDTDGLFCLDLKSSADAEGNAYNVCVGKSLKALVIAKGTKEANGGQVSGKVFSVVDYLRKASM